Sequence from the Numida meleagris isolate 19003 breed g44 Domestic line chromosome 2, NumMel1.0, whole genome shotgun sequence genome:
AGCCATCCACAGTCTCAGAAATCCAAACGTTATGAAGTGGAAGTGACTGTTGGGGAAAGTGCTCTGGCACAAGCGAGTCATGATGACAGGCTTAATCCCAAGTCCGGCAGAAACTCAGTTGTGCTCCTTCTTCTCCTTGAGATAGTTGAAGAGGACATCCAGTCCACCTTCGACGATCTCAGGCAGGGGTCGGGACAGAGGGTTGTGGGAGATGTGAAGGCCTTTGTCCATTGGGTTCCATGCAATCCGGGGCAGCCTGCGCAGCAGATAGAGGTCATCTGGAAGAGTCTGTATGGAATTGTAATCTACATTTAGCAGCTCCAGTGCTGTGATGAAGCAAAGAGACCGTGGCAGATTGCGTATGTTATTATTTTCTACGATAAAGATTTGCAAATTAACTAGATACTGGACGCTCTCTGCAATGTTTTCAAGCCTGTTGGACCCCAGGTGCAAGAAGTCTAAGCTCCTCAgtgtgaaaatgcagagaggGATCTGCACAAAACGATTGTTACTGAGGTTCAGTTTCTTTAAACTTGTCAGGTCAGTGAAGCTTGAAGGCAGTTGTGAGATGCAGTTGTGCGAGAGGCTCAAAACTTCCAGCTTCCTGCACAAGCTGAGTTCTGCTGGCACTTCTGTCAGGCAGTTCATATTAGCAAACAAAACCTTCAGGTTTCTCAGTAGCCCAATCTCCTTCGGCAGGCACTTGAGGCGGTTGCCACCCAGGTTCAGCACTACAAGCCGGTCCAGTTTTCCCAGTGAAGGAGAAATCACCACCAGATGATTACGTGAAAGGTTCAGTTTCTGCACTTCGGGCAGTCCCCACAAGAAGTCAGGGGCACTGGTCATCCCTTTCATTATAAGGCTCAAGCTAATATAATGCAGTCCCCGTTTCAGCAGTGACTTGGGGTCTTTCCCTGAGAGAAGAGCATCTTCCCATGCAGGCAACTTTGAACTTTTCCGCAGGAAAAACATGCTTCTTCGTCCCTCGTTTTTTGAGTGCTCGGTTCCCATAATACCCTGGATCACTCCTGATAGATGAAGggtgattttcttctcctgcaagTGCTACACCAACACGCAAATACCCCCAGAGGTTGACAGCATTCAGGAAAGTCAAAGCAAGGAGATAAGGAGGAGCCTGTGAAGTGCATCTCAGTCCACCGGGGCATTTTCCATAGTTGCTGAGGGAAAGTTTCACTTTGGGGGGCTTATGTTGTTCTTGGTGCACAGTCTGTAATGAAATACTTGCTCCAGACTTGTGAGCAAACCTGTTCAATTCAAACTGAATGCCATGAGGCAGCTGTCACTGTCATTTGGCTTGGGCTTTATTGGACAGATATGTATCTTCACTGCAAAAAGGTCACAAGGATGCTGTACATAACTTCCCCATGTCAGCTTTCTTGGCTATCTAGCACATACCATGGCTGCAGGACAATTAACAAGAGTgacttcaaaaaacaaacaagtaaactatcagagaaaacaagcaaacaaaaaagccatcatttcagttcttttaaattcatttttttaatgttcctcATTTCACTAAAATAATTACCAGTCCACCAGAAAACTTTGTATCCTGCGAGAACACAGGTAAAGAATCTTCCTGCaagttcttgttttctgttttgcttaaaaaaaaaaagttactacTTGTAACAATATTTTACGTTATATATCATCTCTGTAATGAGGATAGGcctctttctttgcagaaagggcACCACTTTCACTGCGGCAGTGACATTTTCCAGTGGCATCTGCGCCCACTTGGATGATCATTCACTACCCACGTCGCCAAGTGTGAGCAGTCACACTGTGCAGTTCTGCCCAACTTACTCTGTCCTAAATGTCCTGTGCATCTATCAGTGAGGTTTGTGGGTCTGGTTTTCACGTACTGCAGAAAATGCAGCCACTTTAAGTCCCCTTTTTCCTAGGgaattttcctgtctttctgaGATATCCTGGAGTACATGGGGACTGTAAGTCAAATAACTCAAACTATACATGACATTTAAGTCCAGGTGGAGGGACTgatgggagaggaaggaagcaatGAGGTATAATAATACCCCACAACAGCTGAAGCCGGCTCTGCTGATGAAAGGAAATTGTATTGCTACAGGAACCTGTGGTGAGTTTAAACTCAAAGGGACCCTAAAAAGGATATCCAAAGACTTCAGGTACCATGTAAACTAGGTGAAAATTCTGGTAAACAGGACATaactttcagtgttttcctcCTCTGGTGATGACAAAGATGCTTTGCTGCTTCCTGGCAGATCTGGTTGTATGTATTCCCCACCACCCCATTCCAGAGAATTCCTTAAAGCCCTGCAACAGTTCACGTGCTAAAGGACTACACACAAAGATGCTGTTGGGAGTCATGTCTTTCTGGCAGCCTCTTTGGAGTCAGTCCCCTCaggctcttcctgctgctgagcactgctcaatttctgctcagttttgggtcccCCATAGCATCACCGCTGCCTGAGCAGAGAGGGGACAGAGGGGGCATCCATCCATTTGCCTGGAGAACAGCCAGGACCATGATGACAAGCACAGTTAGAGCATGCAGCTAAACAGGGCTGTGTGGCCTAATGACAACTGGTCCTTTAAGAGGTGGGAGGTGAAATACTGCTTTCCCAGGAACAGCCTGCAAAGGGCTGAGGCCAGTTGTTGCTGTTTGGTCAGAGCACGCTGACAGCCTGACTGGCAGCCACAGATCCCTCCCTCACAAGTTCCTTCTGCCAATATTTGTCAGTTTACAAACAAACATTGTATTACATCCCATCACAGCCACAACTCTGACTCAGTGCTCATGTTAATCATCACCCAAACATGCTGCCCAAAGTGGTGTGGTGGATAGAGCCGCAGGCTGCACTTGGGCCTTGAACAACATGGTGGAAAGCTAAGCCTAAAACATGGGCCTACAGCCCAAAAAGGCAGAGATGCAAACATTAAAGTCCCTCATGAACCCTGGCTCTGAGTTATCTGCCCAACTGCTGTTAGAAACATGCCAATTTTCAGATTTGAACAAGCAATTCCTGTCTGCTGTGGCAAAGGcgaaaggaagaaaagtagtCTTTCAGGGGGCTTGCAGGCAGTTACATGTTTACCTTCTTGCGATCATAAAGCTGGAAGGAACAacctgctgccagcctgcatGGCTGCCCTGTAGTCACAGTCCCCCACGTCCAGTCAGCTATTTTTAGATGAGAGTGCCTCCACTGCATTCACTGCCCCGGGGTCTTGGCAGGGCCCAGCCTGGCCTCTCTCTGCAGAAATCTAGATTTCCTAAGAGCCTGACTCAGCCACAGCACTCGCTGCCCTTTCCTGGCTCTGCACTACGCTGTCTATTCGAAACAGCCTCTGCTATGGCCCGGTGTAGGTTGGAAAGCTTTGCCAGCCTGTGCCAGGCCATAGCAGAGGCTGTgcctttataaaataaaaacatttgctttggtCCAACATCTCCTGTTTCTGCACTGCCATACTTCTGCTGCctctgaggcagcagcagcagagggggttttaaaaaatagctcCACATCTGCAGCTTCCATTGTCCAGTTCCCTTCCTGCCTCTGCAAGTAATGTAACCACtgtgtgtggggaaaaaaatagccatttccttttctttgttctccaaCAGAAAAACAGGCTCGCAGAAAAACGCTTTTGGTTGTGGAGATGGGAAACTCTGAGGTAATCAAACTAAATTCCTTTCTTGCAGTCGGGAGAATAAAACCACagtggcctcctctggacatcACAGGAACTGAAAGCGTGAACAAAAGAGTCCGTTATGTGTTGGTGTCCTGCACTGTTTTTGTTCAAACAgttttcagtttcctcttttctgaACTGCTATGGATTTTTAGACTggcacttggaaaaaaaaaaaaaaagcaactctaATGAAGCAAAGGTTATTGTATCCCACTCAAAAGACATTTCAGGGAATGTCAAGTTCCAATCCTTGCCAAAAGAGTGAAGGACTAAGTCAGATTTAATTCCTCTTGTCTTTTGGCAGCCA
This genomic interval carries:
- the LRRC30 gene encoding leucine-rich repeat-containing protein 30 gives rise to the protein MGTEHSKNEGRRSMFFLRKSSKLPAWEDALLSGKDPKSLLKRGLHYISLSLIMKGMTSAPDFLWGLPEVQKLNLSRNHLVVISPSLGKLDRLVVLNLGGNRLKCLPKEIGLLRNLKVLFANMNCLTEVPAELSLCRKLEVLSLSHNCISQLPSSFTDLTSLKKLNLSNNRFVQIPLCIFTLRSLDFLHLGSNRLENIAESVQYLVNLQIFIVENNNIRNLPRSLCFITALELLNVDYNSIQTLPDDLYLLRRLPRIAWNPMDKGLHISHNPLSRPLPEIVEGGLDVLFNYLKEKKEHN